Within Sphingobium aromaticiconvertens, the genomic segment CCTATATGTAAGCTTCGCCCCCTGCGTGCCTGCGCCACTTGCAGTTCGGCGCTTTGCAATGGCGTCGCAGCGCTGTCCCTAAGCAGTTCAATCGAAAATGCCGTAACGGCACGCCGGGAAAACTGATGCCGCGCGGGGCAGTTTTTTCGTTTGGCCAAGTCTTTCTTGTCAAAGTCAATCAGCGGGCGCCAATGCGCATGTAGATCGCAATTCGGGCCGCTGCTGTTCGGCGATCCAGACATTTCCACCCGACCAGACTGCGTCATAGACGGCCCGACCGACAGCTGCGCCTATGTCGGTGTGCAGGCCAGCAAACCCTTCCATGTCTGTATGCACAGGAGTTGCGACGACGATGCAGTCGGTCCCAGTGCCCGTCACGGCCACTCCAGATGGTTTCCAGGGAAGGTCGATCATTGCAACCGTGCGCGCCTGGGCAACAATTGAAATGGTCTCCACGAGCGCCGCTTGTGACAAAGGGCGATCGACATGAACGAGGAGGTTGATCGTCCCGACACCTTGATGAGCGAGGGGTGCAGAACCGATGCGCACCGCATTACCAAGGCCGACGGTCGCAAGGCAGGTGGCCGTAGCCCGCCCGAAGGACGCCTGAGACTTGTGATGCTTGGTGATATCTCGAGATGTCATGAGGTGGACCGCATCCGTCAATCCCGCCGACTGCATGCTTTTTCAAGCAGCAAGGCTGGATCGACATCCATGCTCAGATCATCATCCCGGACATATAGCCATGCGACACTGCTGACTACGGCGAAACCTGGCCGCGTCAGCGACCAACTCAAAACGGCATGTGGTTGAGGGAACGAGGCAACAAGGAAAGGCTGGTACAGTGAACGGAAAACGACCCATCAAGCTGGGCTCTCACACGGCCGTACTGCGCTTGCAACACTAACTATGCCCCCTCTGTGAGTAGGTAGGTATGCGCGCCTCAAGGCCACCAACTGCTCCAGGTAAAATTGCTTTCCCAAAACCAAAAATCCCTTAATCTGGGCTTGTTGTACCAGACTTCGCCTGCCCAATCATATCCATAGACTCTGGAAAATAGGCAACAAATATCGGCGCTTTGTTGGAATATGCGGCAAAGAATGTTTGAGAGTTTTTTGATGTTTACAAACATACCATTGATGCCGCCTTCGCGATCGTGGAAACGTCTGCGTGTGGCAATCATGTTTGCTCTATCCACCGGCAAAAGGATGGCGCAGTCGCGTCAGCGAGATGTTTGGGCAGCCGCGTCACACACGCCCCCGTCACTCCCGCTCACGCCACGCGTCGGCATGAGTTCCCTGATCATGCCCCAATATCCGCGCGTAACATGCGCGTCCGCCGCATAGGTCGGGTCGGTCATCAGATGGACGTGCAGGCGGCGCAGATTGTGCCAGGGGACTGACGGGAATAGGTGATGCTCCAGATGATAGCTGACGTTGAAAGGCCCGATGAGGAGCCGGTCGAGCAGGGTCGGGATAACGGTGCGGGTGCCGTTGAGTTCGTGGTCGTCGGGAAGGCCGTTATGTTCGGCCATGGCGCGGATGCGATTGAAGACATTGACCCAGAAAAATTGCGGGATGAGAATGAGGCCCAATATCTGCCAGCGGAAAGGCGACCACAATATCGCGCCATAGACCAGCAAGGCCCACGCGACATAGCGTAGTCGCAGGGGCAGGCGGTAATCGAACCCGAAGCGTTTGGGATTGTGGAAATTGGCGATGGGTGCCCAGATGCGTCCAGCGCGCGC encodes:
- a CDS encoding fatty acid desaturase family protein, whose protein sequence is MDDIAKERPPGYRYSRRGTLPLIRQLSVINNRRNALLLAFQWVIIVAAMAVAIQIDSVPVYLVAGFIIGTRIQCLAVMMHDACHSLLFSNRRMNDLVGDIFVAYPLMLSLDLYRANHLQHHRHTNTHHDYDHRIQRRDPDQHFPKSPRAMFWLLVRSMTGLNYYRVARAGRIWAPIANFHNPKRFGFDYRLPLRLRYVAWALLVYGAILWSPFRWQILGLILIPQFFWVNVFNRIRAMAEHNGLPDDHELNGTRTVIPTLLDRLLIGPFNVSYHLEHHLFPSVPWHNLRRLHVHLMTDPTYAADAHVTRGYWGMIRELMPTRGVSGSDGGVCDAAAQTSR
- a CDS encoding adenosylcobinamide amidohydrolase; translated protein: MQSAGLTDAVHLMTSRDITKHHKSQASFGRATATCLATVGLGNAVRIGSAPLAHQGVGTINLLVHVDRPLSQAALVETISIVAQARTVAMIDLPWKPSGVAVTGTGTDCIVVATPVHTDMEGFAGLHTDIGAAVGRAVYDAVWSGGNVWIAEQQRPELRSTCALAPAD